GATGGAGGAGTTGCAGTTGCAAATGGCTTGACAAAATCCACAGTATCTCCTGAGCGAAGCGAAGGATCCACAAATAGCCAGGCTAAGGGATTCAGCAATTGATCTCTGGATTCTTCAGTCGCTTACGCTCCTTCAGAATGACAAAGAAGAAGTGCTCCCTCAGCATGACAAAGAAGAAGCGCTCCTTCAGCATGACCGGCAAAATAGTGCTCTCGATACCAATCCCATCCAAACCTCTAGAACCTTTACAACCTCTAAAACCTTTAGCAAGCAGGTAATGGATTACTATATTTTTTTGCCAAAAAGTTTGGCCCTTACTTCTTCAAGCACGAAATAAGCACACGGCACAATGATTAACGTGATAAACGTAGCAAAAAGAACACCAAACCCAAGACTTATAGCCATAGGAATAAGGACACGAGCCTGAAGGCTCTTCTCGAAAATCATTGGGGCTAGGCCACCAAAAGTAGTAATCGTGGTGAGAAAAATCGGCCGAAAACGCTGGCAGGCAGCCTCAACAATGCTCTCTTTAACCCTGCGCCCCTCGGTGCGAAAACGGTTTATCAGGTCGGTGAGGATTAGAGAATCGTTTACCACCACCCCTGAAAGGCCTACAATTCCGAAAAAGCTAAGAATATTCAGATGGTAGCCCATTAAGAGATGCCCCCAGAAGGCACCTATAATGCCAAAGGGCACTGCAAACATGATTAGCAACGGCTGAACATAAGAACGCAGAGGAATGGCAAGCAAGGCAAAAATGAGAAGCTGGGCAAACAAAAAGGCCTTCATCACGTCCCTCATGGACTCTTGCTGCTGTCTTCCTTCGCCTTCAAAGGAATAAACAAGGGCTGGGAATTTTTCTTTAAGCTGGGGAAGGAAACTTTGCGCAAGATAGCGGCGAACTTCCGAGGCACTGGCTACTTTTTCGTCAACCTCCGCCAGCACATGCACCACGCGCCTGCCATCAAGGCGCTCAAGGGCAATGTAACTCCTTCCCCAGGAAAGGGATGCCACTTCAAAAAGCGGGATCTCACGGCCATCTGGGAGATGAATCCTCAAGTTTTCAAGGCTTGCTACCGTAGCACGCTCTTTGGCAGGGTATCTCACCAGCACCTGGACCTCGTCTTCGCCTCGCTGAATTCTCAGGGCCTCGGCTCCATAAAAAGCATGTCTCACCGCTCTTGCAATATCATCAAGAGTTATGCCAAGGGTAGCTGCCTGGGGACGCAGTTTAATCTTTATCTCTTCTTTGCCAGGTAAAAAGCTGTCTTCGATATCGTGAACCCCGGGAATTTTGCGTAATTCGTTCTTTATCTGGGCAATGACTTTGGAAAGCTGCTGTTCATCACGGAGTGAAACAGCGATGTCAATAGGTTTGCCGAGGCCAAAGAGTTCGCTCTGAAAAAGAACCCCTTCTGCCCCAGGGACGGTCCCTACCCTTTTGCGCCACTCCCGTACCAGTTCGGCACTGCTAATCCCCGGGCGTTTTTCTCCGGGGACAAGCTCAAGGGTGACCTGGGCTAAATGGGAACCTACGTTTGGTTTTCCTGCCCGGGGGCCATGACGAATCTGATGAACCCCGACCATAATCATCGAATAGTCAAGCAGACGCATGTGATATTTTTTTTCGTACTCTCGGATTACCTCAAGGCCTTTTTTCTCCACGTAGCGCGCAGCTTCAAGGCTTACTTTGGCAGGAGTGCCAGCAGGCATGGTGATGTAGCAGTTGATGTCATCTGCTTCTACCCGCGGAAAAAACGTAAACTTAATGCGCCCACCCATCCAGAGCGAAAGCATAATCACCAAAAGGGCAATGCTTGCCGCAAGAGTTACATAGCGCCACTTAAGGCTTAATTCCAGAAAACGGCGATACGGACCATTGATAAAGCGTTCAAAGCTGCGGGCCACAATGCTTATGCCTTCGGTTTTGATATGGCCTTTGGTGGCGGCGAGATGCGCAGGCAAAATAAAAAGAGACTCTATCAAAGACCCCAGCAAAACCAGGATAACCACTATCGGAATAACTTTAATAAATTTGCCCATTACCCCTGAGCCATAAAGCAGGGGCCAAAATGCAGCCATGGTGGTGAGCACTGAAAAAATAACAGGGGTGCTCACTTCTAAGGTGCCTTTAACCGCGGCTTCAAGGGGAGGCAGCCCTTTTTGGCGTAAGCGGAAAACGTTTTCCCCAACCACAATGGCATCATCAACCACAATGCCAAGCACCAGGATAAAGGCAAAGAGAGAAACCATGTTAATGGAGACATCAAAGTGGGGCAAAAGCCAAAGGGCTGTGGCAAATGAAATAGGGATGCCCAGCATTATCCAGAAGGCAAGTTTGGGGTGGAGAAAAAGCCCAAGAATTATCAAGACCAAAATCATCCCCAGGCTCAGGTTCTTGAGCAAAAGATAAAGACGGGCCTTTAACACTTCGGAACGGTCTTCAAAGAGCTTGACGTGAAGATTTCCCGGAATCCTGGCCTCAAGGTTTTGGTAATACTTATGAACCGCTTTGGAAATATCAAGGACGTTTTGATCCCCCAGGCGAAAAACCTGGACCACTACGGCTCGTTTGTCCTGAAAATAAGCGAAAAATTCCACCAGGTCGCGAAAAGAGTCTTTAATAACCGCAATGTCTCCCAGGGTAAGGAGCGCACCCTCTGGGGTGCCAATAACCGGTATGTCTAAAAATTCTCTCCCATAGTAACGCTTGCCCTTGGCACGCAAAAGAATCTCCCGGGTGGGTTCCTGGATACGGCCTGCGGGCAAATCAAGACTTTCGCGCTGGACAATGCGGGCGATATCAGCAAGGCTTAAGCCGTATTTGCGCAAGGTTTCCTCTGGAACTTCGATATGAATTTCTTCAGGACGCACGGCGAAGTAAGAAACCTCGGTAACCTGCGGCAAAGTAAGAAGTTCTTGTTTAATCTGTTCTGCCCAGGCCTTAAGGGTTTTTTCAGGGACGTCTCCGTAAACCGCAATACTTATCACGGGAAAAAGGCGCGAAACACGCCTGACAATGGGACGCTCTGCTTCTTCAGGCAGGGTGGTGAGCCCATCTACTTCGACTTTGATGTCATCGTAAAGCTTATTTATATCCCAGCCACGGGTGGCTTCTACCGTGATGGTGCCCCGGCCTTCAAGGGCCTTGGAATATATGCGCTCAATACCAGGCAGCCCCGCGATGCGCTCTTCAATGGGGCGGATCACCCCTTCTTCTACTTCTTCTGGTGCGGCACCACGGTAATCAACGGTTATCTGCACCGCATCAAGGGTAATGTCAGGGAAAACCTCCACTTTGATGGCAAAGGCGCTATAAAGGCCTGCTGCCAGCAAAAAAAGCATAAGAAGATTGGCTGCTACGTGATTTTCAGCAAACCAGGCAATCAGATTTTTCATGGCTTAACACGCACTTTCATACCGGATACCGGGGCTGAAAGCCTTGTAAGGAGAAGGAGATCCCCAGGCTCAAGGCCCTCTTTTATGATGGCATTATCCCCTTGAAAGAGAAAAACCTTTACGGTCTTGCGCTTGAGCACCCCGTCTTTTACCAACCAGAGATACCAGTTGCCCTCTTCAAAATAGAGAGCCTCCCGCGGTACCAAAAAGACGTTTTTTAAGAGATGACCTTTTATTTCGACTTTCACGAAAAGCCCTGGAAGCAAAGGGGGCTTTTGGGATAAGGGCCTTTTTACCCGCACAAAAACGTTGATAAGGCGCGTTTTTTCGTCTGCTTGAGCCGCAGTACGAACCACCTGGCCGGGATACACTTTTTCTTCGCCAATGTTAAGCCACACCTTGACCAAAGACCCTTTCTTGGCGTTAAAACCGGGGATATCAAAAAAAGAAAGCCTTTCCACCTCAAGTGGCACTGCTATTTCCACAGCGTGGGTATCATAAACTTTGGCAAGCACCGCTCCCTTGGCCACAAATTGCCCAAGCTCAAGGTGGCTTTCTACCACGATCCCATCAAACGGGGCCTTGATAACCGTACGCGCAAGGTCAAGCTTGGCCTTGGCTACTTTGGCCTCTGCTGCGGCAATCCGGGCCTTGGCTGCTGCAAGCTGAGGTTCTTTGGCTACCAAGGGCGGTGGTGGCTCTTTGTGCCCCAGGACGTTTCGCCATTCTTCTTTTGCGGCAATGGCCTGGGCCTTTATCTCTTCAAAGGCCCTTTTGGCCTCTTCAAGCTCAGCCTCTGCGAGATAAAGGGCAGTTTCATAATCCCGCTTATCGAGCCGCACAAGGACTTCTCCACGCTTAAAAGTCCCTCCTGGGATTAATTTTGGCGAAAGGTAAACCACCCTTCCGGAAACTTCAGGGACAATGTTTCCCACCCTCAGGGCCTTTACCGTGCCATAGCCGTTGACAACCAAACGATAATTTTCAGGAGCTAATTTTTTAACTTTTACCAGGGGGATAACCGGCTTTGGTTTGCGCTTGGGAAGCTTGGGCTTGGTATGGACAATGTAGTACGAAACCAACGCCCCAAAGCAAAGGACCATGGCGACCAAAAGCATCTGGATAA
The sequence above is a segment of the Thermodesulfatator atlanticus DSM 21156 genome. Coding sequences within it:
- a CDS encoding efflux RND transporter permease subunit, producing MKNLIAWFAENHVAANLLMLFLLAAGLYSAFAIKVEVFPDITLDAVQITVDYRGAAPEEVEEGVIRPIEERIAGLPGIERIYSKALEGRGTITVEATRGWDINKLYDDIKVEVDGLTTLPEEAERPIVRRVSRLFPVISIAVYGDVPEKTLKAWAEQIKQELLTLPQVTEVSYFAVRPEEIHIEVPEETLRKYGLSLADIARIVQRESLDLPAGRIQEPTREILLRAKGKRYYGREFLDIPVIGTPEGALLTLGDIAVIKDSFRDLVEFFAYFQDKRAVVVQVFRLGDQNVLDISKAVHKYYQNLEARIPGNLHVKLFEDRSEVLKARLYLLLKNLSLGMILVLIILGLFLHPKLAFWIMLGIPISFATALWLLPHFDVSINMVSLFAFILVLGIVVDDAIVVGENVFRLRQKGLPPLEAAVKGTLEVSTPVIFSVLTTMAAFWPLLYGSGVMGKFIKVIPIVVILVLLGSLIESLFILPAHLAATKGHIKTEGISIVARSFERFINGPYRRFLELSLKWRYVTLAASIALLVIMLSLWMGGRIKFTFFPRVEADDINCYITMPAGTPAKVSLEAARYVEKKGLEVIREYEKKYHMRLLDYSMIMVGVHQIRHGPRAGKPNVGSHLAQVTLELVPGEKRPGISSAELVREWRKRVGTVPGAEGVLFQSELFGLGKPIDIAVSLRDEQQLSKVIAQIKNELRKIPGVHDIEDSFLPGKEEIKIKLRPQAATLGITLDDIARAVRHAFYGAEALRIQRGEDEVQVLVRYPAKERATVASLENLRIHLPDGREIPLFEVASLSWGRSYIALERLDGRRVVHVLAEVDEKVASASEVRRYLAQSFLPQLKEKFPALVYSFEGEGRQQQESMRDVMKAFLFAQLLIFALLAIPLRSYVQPLLIMFAVPFGIIGAFWGHLLMGYHLNILSFFGIVGLSGVVVNDSLILTDLINRFRTEGRRVKESIVEAACQRFRPIFLTTITTFGGLAPMIFEKSLQARVLIPMAISLGFGVLFATFITLIIVPCAYFVLEEVRAKLFGKKI
- a CDS encoding efflux RND transporter periplasmic adaptor subunit, translated to MKKRTFIQMLLVAMVLCFGALVSYYIVHTKPKLPKRKPKPVIPLVKVKKLAPENYRLVVNGYGTVKALRVGNIVPEVSGRVVYLSPKLIPGGTFKRGEVLVRLDKRDYETALYLAEAELEEAKRAFEEIKAQAIAAKEEWRNVLGHKEPPPPLVAKEPQLAAAKARIAAAEAKVAKAKLDLARTVIKAPFDGIVVESHLELGQFVAKGAVLAKVYDTHAVEIAVPLEVERLSFFDIPGFNAKKGSLVKVWLNIGEEKVYPGQVVRTAAQADEKTRLINVFVRVKRPLSQKPPLLPGLFVKVEIKGHLLKNVFLVPREALYFEEGNWYLWLVKDGVLKRKTVKVFLFQGDNAIIKEGLEPGDLLLLTRLSAPVSGMKVRVKP